Sequence from the Stenotrophomonas sp. 364 genome:
AGCTGCCGTGCCCGCTGGTGCGGTCGGCGAAGATCACGAACAGCTCGCGCCCGGGTTCGCCCAGCGCTTCCAGCCGCCAGGTGCGGCCGTCCCGCTCGAACTCCAGTGCGCCGGCATTGGGCATCTGCGTGGTCAGCCCGGTGATGTCCACGATGGGCAGGGTTTTGCCCGGCGCGTGCGGCACGAAGCGCGCGTTCACCCGCCACGACGGGCCGCCCGGCCAGTACTGCAGCCCGGTGAAATTGGCGCGGCTGGCCGCGTCGGCATGTTTCACCCGCAGCGCGTAGCGCTCGCCGCGATGGATCAGGCTCAACTGGCCCTTGCCGTCGTCGAAGGAAATCAACGTCGGGGCGGCGTCGCGGTCACTGGCAAAGCGGATGCGACCGGTAAGCGGCGTGTCGCCCACGCGCAGGGCAGCGCCACGCTCGGGCGTGAACCATACCGTGTCGCCGTCGCGCGCCACCATGCCCAACTTGGCCGGCCCGACCGCCAGGCGGATGCCACTGCCCGGCCCGCTGCCGATGTAGTGCGCCTTGTACTCCAGCCAATGCAGGCCCACCAGGCTGGTCCAGCCGTCGGCGGCGTGCAGTTCTTCGTAGCGCTTCTGGCGCCACTGCTGCTGTTCGGCGGCGAATGCCGGATCCTCCGCGGCAGCCACCGTGGGTGCCGCGTCTTTGTCGCCGCACGCGGCCAGCCCCACCGCCAGCATGATCGCGCCCAGCGCCCTTCCCCACCTTCGCATGATTGTCCCCTTCAACGTCCGCGCAGGAACCAGCGGTCGATTTCCGCCAGTGAAAAACGCGCCCAGGTCGGTCGGCCGTGATTGCACTGACCCGAGCGTTCGGTGATTTCCATGTCGCGCAACAGCGCGTTCATTTCCGGCACGGTCAGGCGCCGGTTGGCGCGCACGGCGCCGTGGCAGGCCATCGTGGACAGCAGTTCGTCGCGGGCGCTGGCGATGCGGCGGCTTTGACCGTGCTCGCGCAGGTCGGTGAGCACGTCACGCAGCAGGCCTTCCGGTTCGGCGTTGGCCAGCAGCGCGGGAATGCTGCGCACGTGCAACGACCCTGGACCGGAGCGGGTGATCTCAAAGCCCAGTGCCACCAGCGTGTCGGCTTCGCGCTCGGCGGTGTCGGCATCACGTTCGCCCACTGCCAGGGTGATCGGCACCAGCAGCGGCTGCGCGTGCAGGCCCATGCCATCGTGCGCGGTCTTCAGCCGCTCGTAGCCGATGCGCTCGTGCGCGGCGTGCATGTCGACCACGATCAGGCCTTCGGCGTTCTCGGCCAGGATGTAGATGCCGTGCAACTGCGCCACGGCGTAGCCCAGCGGCGGCACGCCACTGTCGGCCGCGGTGGCGGGCAGGCCGTTGTAGCTGGGTATCGGCGGCAGCGCAGCGGAAACGCCACCGGCAGGCGTGGCATACAGCGCGGCATAGGCCGACGGTGCATCGGCCACCTGCAGGCCCAGCGGTGACTGCTGTGGGCGCCACTGGCCGGCCATGCTGCCACCCCCGCCGCCACCCAGCGCGTAGCCGCCGCCGGGCGTGCCGTAACCGGCCGCACTGCCCGGCGCAGTGCCGGGCAACGCGTCCGCATCGGCGGCACCTGCGGTGGCGGTCATGCCGGCGCGCGTTTCGGCCAGCGCTTCCTTCAGCGTGCGGTAGACGAAGTCATGGATCAGGCGCGAGTCACGGAAACGCACCTCGTGCTTGGCCGGGTGCACGTTGACGTCGACCCGGGTCGGGTCCAGTTCCAGGAACAGCACGTAGGCCGGCTGGCGGCCGTGGAACAGCACATCGCCATAGGCCATCTTCACTGCGTGGGCCACGCTGCGGTCACGTACCGAACGGCCATTGACGTAGAGGTATTGCTGGTCGGTGCTGGCACGCGAATAGTGCGGCTGCGCGATCCAGCCATGCAGCCGCAGGCCTGCCCCGCTGTGGTCCACGCGCAGCGCCTGCGCGGCGAAATCCTCGCCCAGGGTTTCGCCCAGGCGCGTATCGGAATACAGATCGCCGGGCTTATAGCGGCGCGAGGGCTTGCCGTTGTGCGACACCCGCAGTTCCACGTCCGGGCGGGCCAGCGCCAGCGACCGCAGCCACTCTTCGATATGGCCCAGCTCGGTGCGTTCGGCGCGCAGGAACTTGCGCCGCGCCGGCACGTTGTAGAACAGCTCGCGCACTTCCACCGTGGTGCCCGGCGCATGCGCGCGCGGGGTGACCTCGCCGAGCTTGCCGCCTTCGATCTGCAGTGCCGAACCGTGCGCATCGCCAGGACGGCGCGAGGCCAGGGTGAAGCGGCTGACCGAAGCGATCGAGGGCAGCGCTTCGCCACGGAAGCCGAGCGTGGCCACCGCTTCGAGGTCGTCCAGGCTGGCGATCTTGCTGGTGGCGTGGCGGGACACCGCCAGCGGCAGTTCCTCCGGCGCGATGCCCCCGCCATCGTCACGGATCCGGATCAGGCGCACGCCGCCCTCTTCCAGGTCGATGTCCACGCGGGTGGCACCGGCGTCCAGTGCGTTTTCGACCAGTTCCTTGACCACCGACGCCGGGCGCTCCACCACCTCGCCGGCTGCGATCTGGTTGATCAGGATCTCGGGCAGCTGGCGGATGCTCATGCGTCGCTCCCGCAGCGGGAACAGGCGACGGCGGAAGCGAGGGGGAATCGGGGGCTGTACGTCATCGACAGATGATAGCGTAGGCCGGTAGAGCCGACCGTTGGTCGGCTGCTCTGCGATGGGGCAACACCGGCGCGGAACCAGACGCGGGCGCGCTTCGCGCGATAGCCGACCAACGGTCGGCTCCACGTGGCGGGGATCATCGCCCCGGACCGGCCCCATACCCGGTAGAGCCGACCGTTGGTCGGCTGCTCTGCGATGGGGCAACACCGGCGCGGAACCGGATGCGGGCGCGCTTCGCGCGATAGCCGACCAACGGTCGGCTCTACGTGGCGGGGATCGTCGCCCCGGACCGGACCCATACCCGGTAGAGCCGACCGTTGGTCGGCTGCTCTGCGACGGGGCAACGCGGGCGCGGAACCTGACGCGGGCGCGCTTCGCGCGATAGCCGACCAACGGTCGGCTCCACGTGGCGGGGATCGTCGCCCCGAATCGGACACATACCCGGTAGAGCCGACCGTTGGTCGGCTGCTCTGCGATGGGGCAACACCGGCGCGGAACCGGATGCGGGCGCGCTTCGCGCGATAGCCGACCAACGGTCGGCTCTACGTGGCGGGGATCGTCGCCCCGGACCGGACCCAGACCCGGTAGAGCCGACCGTTGGTCGGCTGCTCTGCGACGGGGCAACGCGGGCGCGGAACCGGACGCGGGCGCGCTTCGCCCGATAGCCGACCAACGGTCGGCTCTACCCGGTTCATCCGGATGGTTACGTGTGGGGCCAGCCAACCAACGGTCGGCTCTACCCGCAGATAATCCGCGTTGCGGATTATTTGCTGCCGCCGGCTACTGTGCTGGCGGCCTGGATCTCGGCTTCGGCGCGGGCGGCGTAGAGCGTGCCCGGCGGCGGTTGGCGGCTGAAGAAGGTGTGCACGCCATCGAGCACCGCACCGGCGATCTGGCGCTGGTAGGCCGGGTCGATCAGGCGACGCTCTTCATCCGGGTTGGAGATGAAGGCGGTTTCGACCAGCATCGCCGGCATGTCCGAGGTGCGCAGCACCGCGAAGTTGGCACGTTCGATGTTGGGCTTGTGGTTCTTGCCAATCCGCTTGAGCCCGCCCAGCACGTGGCCGGCGGCATCTTCGGATGCCTTCATGTACCCGCTCTGGGCCAGGTCCAGCAGCACGTTGGCCAAGGTGCCCTCGGTCTGCTGCAGGCGCACGCCACCGACCAGATCGGCGGCGTTCTCCTTGTCGGCCAGCCAGCGTGCACGCTGCGACGAGGCGCCCTTGGTCGACAGCACGTACACCGACGACCCCGTGGCGGCACGGTTTTCAGCCGCGTCGGCATGGATCGAAATGAAGATGTCGGCCTTGGCCGAACGGGCCTTCTGCGCGCGCATCGGCAGCGGAATGAACACGTCGGTGTCGCGGGTCAGGAAGGCTTTCAGGCCGGGCGTGGCATTGACCTGGCGCGCCAGTTCACGCGCCACTGCCAAAGTGATGTCCTTTTCCCGCTTGCCGGTGGGGCCCACCGCACCGGGATCCTGGCCACCATGGCCGGGATCGATCGCCACCACCAGCTGGCGCATGCCCGGTCGCATCTTGATCCGCGAGATTTCGCTGGGCATCACCGGGCGCGGCGGCTCGGCAGGCACAACGACCGGCGTCGGCGCAGGCACCACCGCAGCAGTGGCCTGGCCAGCCAGGATCGCCGCCGGGGTGGCCGAGTTGCTGGCCGCATTGGCATTGCCGGCGGCCGCCACGTTCACCGCGGCAGCAGCCGGCGGCGCCGGCGTCGGCACCGGCGTGGCGGCCGTGGCGCTGGCCTGCTGGCGCACCGAGGCGGTCAGCAGTGCGGTGGCACGCGCTGCATCGCTGCGCGCCTGGGCTGCGTTGGCGGCCGTCTGTACCGGCGGCGTGGCGCCCGCGACCGTCCCTGCCGGGGCAGGTGCGGGCGCCGGGGCCTGTGCGGGGGCAGGCGTGCTGGCCACACTGGACGGCGCATCGCCCGGCCATTCGATCACCAGACGCGACTCGTCGCCCTGCTTGATCATCTGCGGCCGGAACGGCGCGACCGATTCGGCCAGGTCGAACACCACCCGGAACGTACCGGGCACCGGCTGACCAGTGCGCACGGCCGTGACCACGCCCTTGGGCACAGGCAGCTTGAGATTGCGTACCGCGCTGGAGTCCGGGAAATCCACCACCAGACGGTTCGGGCCGGCCAGGGTCAGGGTCTTGTAGCCACCGCTGCCGGACAGCGCGATTTCCGCGCGCGTGCCGGTGGCACCGGTCTCCAGACCCACCTGGCGCACTTCGCCGGCCCACGCCAGGGCGCTCGCCAGACAGAGTCCGACGGCGGCACAGATGGCGGTGAGTGGTTTCCCCATTGGCATAGGTCAGGATTCAATCACCGCCCTGAATGAAATGCAACTCCTTTTCCCTTAATAATCCGTAACCTGCCGGTGTTTCCTAGTGTCAGCCGACAGAAAGGGCCTGCAAGTCGCCCCCTTGTGGCAACCGGCCGAGCCATTCGCGACCCGCGTCGCTGGTCGCATTGAGACGCACCCGACGTCCCTGCCCCTCGATCTCCAGCGCCACGATCAGGTCGGTGGGGGGCAGCGCGCCCGCGCCGCGCTCGGGCCATTCGATCAGCCACAGCGAGGCGCTGCCCTCGTCCAGCCCCAGGAAATCCAGCTCATCGGCCTGGCCGATGCGGTATAGATCCAGGTGCCAGGCTTCGTGACCGTCGGCCAGCGGATAGCGCTCCACCAGCGTGTAGGTGGGACTGCGGATGGCCCCCTGTACGCCCAGCGCGCGCAGCAGCGCACGCGCCAGCGTCGACTTGCCCGCGCCGAGGTCGCCCTGCAGCTGCATCACCGCCTGGGGCGGACGGGTCGCGGCCAGCCACTGCCCAAGCAGATCGGTGTCGTCGGTCTGGGCGAGGAAAAACGTGATCATGCGGGTCGAGGTTCCGGATTCACCAGCCGGCGCAGCGGCACCAGCAGGTCGGTGGGGAGCAGGCCACGCTGGCCCTCGCTGGCGGCGGCGTCGCCGGCCAGCCCATGCAGCAGTGCACCACTGGCGGCCGCATCGAAGGCGTCCAGCCCCTGTGCGCGCAGCGCGGCGATGATGCCGGTCAGCAGGTCGCCCATGCCACCCACGGCCATGCCCGGATTGCCCGCCGCGATCACCCGTGGCAGTTGGCCGGGGGCGGCGATGATGCTGCCGGCGCCCTTGAGCACCACCACGGCGTGGAAGCGCTCGGACAGGG
This genomic interval carries:
- the mutL gene encoding DNA mismatch repair endonuclease MutL translates to MSIRQLPEILINQIAAGEVVERPASVVKELVENALDAGATRVDIDLEEGGVRLIRIRDDGGGIAPEELPLAVSRHATSKIASLDDLEAVATLGFRGEALPSIASVSRFTLASRRPGDAHGSALQIEGGKLGEVTPRAHAPGTTVEVRELFYNVPARRKFLRAERTELGHIEEWLRSLALARPDVELRVSHNGKPSRRYKPGDLYSDTRLGETLGEDFAAQALRVDHSGAGLRLHGWIAQPHYSRASTDQQYLYVNGRSVRDRSVAHAVKMAYGDVLFHGRQPAYVLFLELDPTRVDVNVHPAKHEVRFRDSRLIHDFVYRTLKEALAETRAGMTATAGAADADALPGTAPGSAAGYGTPGGGYALGGGGGGSMAGQWRPQQSPLGLQVADAPSAYAALYATPAGGVSAALPPIPSYNGLPATAADSGVPPLGYAVAQLHGIYILAENAEGLIVVDMHAAHERIGYERLKTAHDGMGLHAQPLLVPITLAVGERDADTAEREADTLVALGFEITRSGPGSLHVRSIPALLANAEPEGLLRDVLTDLREHGQSRRIASARDELLSTMACHGAVRANRRLTVPEMNALLRDMEITERSGQCNHGRPTWARFSLAEIDRWFLRGR
- a CDS encoding N-acetylmuramoyl-L-alanine amidase, producing the protein MGKPLTAICAAVGLCLASALAWAGEVRQVGLETGATGTRAEIALSGSGGYKTLTLAGPNRLVVDFPDSSAVRNLKLPVPKGVVTAVRTGQPVPGTFRVVFDLAESVAPFRPQMIKQGDESRLVIEWPGDAPSSVASTPAPAQAPAPAPAPAGTVAGATPPVQTAANAAQARSDAARATALLTASVRQQASATAATPVPTPAPPAAAAVNVAAAGNANAASNSATPAAILAGQATAAVVPAPTPVVVPAEPPRPVMPSEISRIKMRPGMRQLVVAIDPGHGGQDPGAVGPTGKREKDITLAVARELARQVNATPGLKAFLTRDTDVFIPLPMRAQKARSAKADIFISIHADAAENRAATGSSVYVLSTKGASSQRARWLADKENAADLVGGVRLQQTEGTLANVLLDLAQSGYMKASEDAAGHVLGGLKRIGKNHKPNIERANFAVLRTSDMPAMLVETAFISNPDEERRLIDPAYQRQIAGAVLDGVHTFFSRQPPPGTLYAARAEAEIQAASTVAGGSK
- a CDS encoding DUF1684 domain-containing protein, which translates into the protein MRRWGRALGAIMLAVGLAACGDKDAAPTVAAAEDPAFAAEQQQWRQKRYEELHAADGWTSLVGLHWLEYKAHYIGSGPGSGIRLAVGPAKLGMVARDGDTVWFTPERGAALRVGDTPLTGRIRFASDRDAAPTLISFDDGKGQLSLIHRGERYALRVKHADAASRANFTGLQYWPGGPSWRVNARFVPHAPGKTLPIVDITGLTTQMPNAGALEFERDGRTWRLEALGEPGRELFVIFADRTSGHGSYPAGRYLDVPAPDANGQVQVDFNHAYNPPCAFTPFATCPLAPQENRLDLRIDAGEQAYHAPEGEA
- the tsaE gene encoding tRNA (adenosine(37)-N6)-threonylcarbamoyltransferase complex ATPase subunit type 1 TsaE, with the translated sequence MITFFLAQTDDTDLLGQWLAATRPPQAVMQLQGDLGAGKSTLARALLRALGVQGAIRSPTYTLVERYPLADGHEAWHLDLYRIGQADELDFLGLDEGSASLWLIEWPERGAGALPPTDLIVALEIEGQGRRVRLNATSDAGREWLGRLPQGGDLQALSVG